One Bythopirellula goksoeyrii genomic window, GAAACACGTCTGCTCGAAGTGTGGCGACGATGTGATGTTTGTCTGCGCGACACACTCTGATAACGACAAAAGTAATCATCAGCACTAGTTTTACAAGAGAGACCGCCTTGTCGTAAGACCTTAGATTGCAACACCCTGCGTTACTGTATAAGCTAGTGTTGCTTTTGCCAGCCAAGGTGTGTGCGGAACTATGCGAAAAGGTCTTTCACAATTGAGAGTAAAGTCATGCGCATTGGCATTTTTGCCGACAGTCACGATCACTTGGACAATATCCGGCGGGCCGTCGATGTTTTCAATGAGAATGGCTGCGAACTGGTTGTGTTTGCGGGGGATCTTGTCTCGACGATTGCGATACCTCCTCTTCGGGCTTTGCGTTGCCCACTTGTCGGCTGTTTTGGAGACAATGAAGGAAACCGCATAGGCATTCGGGGTGGCATGCGCATCATCGGTCCTCTGGCGGAACCTCCTTTTGGTTTTCGTGCCCCAGACGGAACCCGAATTGTTGTGACACACCAACGAGAACTACTTCGCGGTCAGATAGAAGGTTGCGAAGTTGCTATTTTCGGCCACACGCATCGTGCCTCGATTCAAAAAGATTGCGCCGGAAGACTGATTGTCAATCCAGGTGAAACGAGCGGTTGGATCTTCGGACAACCATCGGTCACCATCTTGGAAACACAACCACTTCAAGCCAAACTGGTTTTGCTGCAAAACGACACCAAGACACATGGAGAAGATGTGCTACTCCTTTCGGATAGGTGACGCTATAGAGTGAGTTCAGCAAGTGATGGTGTGATACTCCTTATCATGCCAAACTAAAGGACGAGCAATTCAAAGAAAAAGCGGTTGTGGACAGCGTCGTCCAAGACGTTGCCCACAACCATCTAGACAATGCCTTACGCAGCGGCCATTCTTCGCATATCATTACTCTCGCTGTTAGGCTCGCACCATTCGCTCATTAGCTCGACGATTGTTTCCGACAGGCTGAATAAGTCGCCTTGGTAGTCTAGCAACTCATCGACATTCAAGAAGTTGACCAAGCCAAGATCGTATCCAGAGGATTCTGTCTGGTAGAGCCAAATGCGAGTGCCTCGATCGACGAACCGGAGTTTGGCAGCGAGTAGCCAGCCGGTTTGGTCGGGGAGATCGACATTAGCAACTACCAAGACCGGCGTATCCTTCCCGCATAGCTTAAGAGCTTCGGTTGCCGACTTGGCTCGGACAACGCGTACCCCATGCTCGGCCATATCGGTCGCGAGCCGTGCGAATACTTCGTCCCGAGGCTCAACCAGAACCGCCGTAGGCAGCAGCTCTGCTTCGGTTTCCTCTGCTTCGAGTGTGGAGAGGTAAAAATCTTCAGCCAATCCAAAATTGTCCGGCACAGAAACCGACGTAGATGGCTCCTGGCAGCAACGATTTCCTAATAGCGTCGATGTACCACTCGTGGCGCACAACAACTGTTCTACCCGCCCCAGCAAGTCCGTGCCATCTCGATTAGCGGTAGACAACAATCCGTCATCGGTTTCATATACGAAGAACTCTCCAC contains:
- a CDS encoding YfcE family phosphodiesterase, encoding MRIGIFADSHDHLDNIRRAVDVFNENGCELVVFAGDLVSTIAIPPLRALRCPLVGCFGDNEGNRIGIRGGMRIIGPLAEPPFGFRAPDGTRIVVTHQRELLRGQIEGCEVAIFGHTHRASIQKDCAGRLIVNPGETSGWIFGQPSVTILETQPLQAKLVLLQNDTKTHGEDVLLLSDR
- a CDS encoding response regulator, whose protein sequence is MILQNTHHVVDCPICGRPLELQSQLINHEIACGHCRGEFFVYETDDGLLSTANRDGTDLLGRVEQLLCATSGTSTLLGNRCCQEPSTSVSVPDNFGLAEDFYLSTLEAEETEAELLPTAVLVEPRDEVFARLATDMAEHGVRVVRAKSATEALKLCGKDTPVLVVANVDLPDQTGWLLAAKLRFVDRGTRIWLYQTESSGYDLGLVNFLNVDELLDYQGDLFSLSETIVELMSEWCEPNSESNDMRRMAAA